catggctgtaaatatgacataactggaatgttTAATCCTAGATAGGCCATGTAACATATTTCTGCAAAgttatgatctactggatatattcatcctCTTTGCATGcatgtaacatttttgtattcaaagttatgaataatGGTGTGTTagttgattttaagtagcctcagtgaagcagatggacagcttcttgagaaaagactattctctgtaagtgcccaatcaagaaacacttaggCTAACAACGAACTTTGAGAGACGCCAATCCATCTGCGCTTTTCTGGGCATGTAGCATTGTCGTTTAAGGaagtgagtcatgcatggacatgtgacttcccatgtgactccaaaactccatcttggagctggattctgaataggagaggggaaggggtttgCATCCACGAGAGAGACTATATAACCCCctggggaaacccctccattttgtcttcagctggcacaaaagatagcccctccaccccaaggagatgcctgaaaaaaactggaacaaaggacagtaactacaggagtGTGAGTCATTGCTGGACCCAcactaggaagaagtctagtctgtaaaagaggcttattgcaACATCACTGAggctgtgacataccagggtccAACTCAGACTAATCAGCAACTGTGTCACACCTGCCTGCAACCttgcaatgccttgctgaagtggcTACTACCTTGCCACACACGAACAACTGTCAAGCATGAAAATTGCACCGAGGCATGGATGTGTAATTGCAGCCTGGCCAGGAATAGTTGGGTTACACTCAGGTTCTCACCACCCTTGGTTGTAAAGCAGGGGGACCCCAACATACTCCCCAGTCTTTGATTTCCTCCAGAAATGTACGTCCCATGCTGctcagtcctctcctggacaagACAAGCTACATtgtccattatttctttaatagcaCTAACATGCCTGCAACTTAGCTTCTCAGACACCTCTATTTAAACATAGTGGATTAGatcaaatgaaaaaacaaagtttattgaccacaaagatagattttaagtgagtgcaaATAAGGAGGCACAGAAGTCAGACatggtttaaagaaaaataaagctagAATGCAACTTCTTCCTAAGTTAACAAATGATgtgaaattcaaagcaaaagtttcctcaccacatagaatcatagaatcatagaaatagaatatcagggttggaagggaccccagaaggtcatctagtccaaccccctgctcaaagcaggaccaagtcccagttaaatcatcccagccagggctttgtcaagcctgaccttaaaaacctctaaggaaggagattctaccacctccctaggtaacgcattccagtgtttcaccaccctcttagtgaaaaagtttttcctaatatccaatctaaacctcccccattgcaacttgagaccattactcctcgttctgtcatctgctaccattgagaacagtctagagccatcctctttgaaaccccctttcaggtagttgaaagcagctatcaaatcccccctcatcttctcttctgcagactaaacaatcccagctccctcagcctctcctcataagtcatgtgctctagacccctaatcattttcgttgcccttcgttgtactctttccaatttatccacatccttcctgtagtgtggggcccaaaactggacacagtactccagatgaggcctcaccagtgtcgaatagaggggaacgatcacgtccctcgatctgctcgctatgcccctacttatacatcccaaaatgccattggccttcttggcaacaagggcacactgctgactcatatccagcttctcgtccactgtcacccctaggtccttttccgcagaactgccgccgagccattcggtccctagtctgtagcggtgcattggattcttccatcctaactgcaggaccctgcacttatccttattgaacctcattagatttcttttggcccaatcctccaatttgtctaggtccttctgtatcctatccctcccctccagcgtatctaccactcctcccagtttagtatcatccgcaaatttgctgagagtgcaatccacaccatcctccagatcatttatgaagatattgaacaaaacgggccccaggaccgacccctggggcactccacttgacaccggctgccaactagacatggagccattgatcactacccgttgagcccgacaatctagccagctttctacccaccttatagtgcattcatccagcccatacttccttaacttgctgacaagaatgctgtgggagaccgtgtcaaaagctttgctaaagtcaagaaacaatacatccactgctttcccttcatccacagaaccagtaatctcataaaaggcgattagattagtcaggcatgaccttcccttggtgaatccatgctgactgttcctgatcactttcctctcctctaagtgcttcaggattgattctttgaggacctgctccatgatttttccagggactgaggtgaggctgaccggcctgtagttcccaggatcctccttcttcccttttttaaagatgggcactacattagcctttttccagtcatccgggactgcTGTCAGCAGTCTCACTGACCAAACATCTTAGGTCAGGAGCCATCCCCCAGtccaatggctgcttcctttatACCTTCAGATGCAATGAATcaatgtgcagagagagagagagagagagtggtgcCTTGGGATGTCTGCACCTTCTTTTTAGAGTCCTATTCCCCCTTTGAGAAACACTTCCATCTGTTTACCAGAAGAAAAAGTGTCTAAGTataaggatgttccctgctgcttttccatCACCTATTTAGATACAAAGTTAAGTAGAacacacatttgtttgtttaagacAGAGCAGTTTGCCAGCCTCAGTTTTCAACATGTATTAATAACACAATACAGTgtaatcttataacttcacatacatgataaaaatattattaatatttgtgaggagAGCATGACTATTTTTAGTTGACTCAAAGATTTATTTAGCATCTTATAGCTGAGCTCTGTGTGCAGATAATATGCATGCAAGAGGGACAGTTTTGTGAACTGCAGAAGTCCATAGCCTGGTGTGGCCTCCCCCTGAGCTCCTCTGGTCATCATGTGGTCAGCATTAAGGAAAATGAGTGAACCTACCTTTCCTACTTTGGGGAGTAACCTAGCAAGGGAAGAACATAGGATACCATGGTGATTGGCATGCTATAAATAGCTAGAAAATCTGGGGTACTCTTACATGTCTTGAAGGTTTTACATTCCACCTACTGGGGCCAGTACAATGaggttactctgaaaccaggaatgaCAGAGAAGATATCAGCTACACCTGCAAACAATTAGTACATTTCACCTGTATCTAACTTTCTGTTCCTTTGATTCCAAATTTGTTGCaaaggctggttgaaaatttttcttGAGAAGTCTTTTTGATAGGAAATTGGTATTTTGGTGGAAAGCTTATAATGTCTGGTGAAAAGATAACCTGTTGGAAAAAATTGTTAAATGGAAAATACAAACACCTCTGCTCCCTAACCACGGCTGTGGGATTCTGGTGATGTTCCAGGAAAGTTCAGCAAGAGGACAGACCATCATGCATCATGGGGGATATAGTCCAGCCTGGGAGTCTGGCCCATGGAAGAGACTGGTGGTGTGTAGTCTCTGAGGCACCCCCATGGTATTTCTGAGTCAAAATATTAAGTTTTTAGTGAAAACATTTTGGTCTTCacaaaaataccaaaaaacaaacaacctttgTGGATTAGCTCTACGCAGTACCCAGCTTGAAGTGAAAACAGCAGGATGAAATATACCCCTAACCTCATACTCTGTAACTCTGGTAGAAATTGCATCATTTAAAAACCAGTAAGAAAGAGTCAGTCAAATTAATCCCCAGGGCACCAATTACACAGAGGAGGGTGGCTTTGGTTTACTGAATTCATTAATTATGAGTTATGGCTCTCTGAGCTCAGGTATTCCCAGTTGCTTCAGGAATCATGTCCCATAGATCACACATCTCAGTGTAAAGATTCCCAAATGGTACAAACTGGCAATTTCTGTCAATGATGAAACACCACCAcagctctctttctcttctcagCAGGTTCGTGCTATTGTCCTGATTTACAGATATGCAGAAATGCAGACACCTTAGGGATCAGCAGGTATTGAATTAAAGACCTCCAGCACTGAAAGCCTCAGCCCCAACTCTGACCCCTTCAGCTAAAGGAGCGATCTGCTGGGTTGGAAAAAAATAGGCAATTACCTAGTCACTGAAGCCAGGGCTTCCCATTATGTCTCTGAGTTTTCACACAGGCTGAAATAAATGCCAAAAAGCTTACTAAGCACCGTAAGCAACTTTACCCCAAATGGACATGCCAAGCCACAGAGCTCCCCTTTCCCAAAGAGGGTGGAAAGATTGACACTCCTTTCCTTTCACCCCTTCTTTAGCTAAGGAATAATCCCTTCAGTGTGATTCTCCCACAGCAGAGTCACaacttactgttttctttttggaTGAGTGAACAGTAATGTTTGTGTGTGGGACATGATTAACCTGTGTGCCATTATGTTTGCACAGAGTGTGCATTTTATCCAACACCTGGAATGACCAGCTGTGAATATCTGGCTCTGTGGACTAAGCCCTTCCCTGAGCGGGTACTGATGCCCATTAAGAAATTGATCTCCATTATGCTCTCTTACCTCATTATAGAGAAGGGAAAGGTTTTCTGCACCCACCCTCCCCATATCTCTGTAGCTGCCTGATCTGTGTTCAGAGGAGATGGGAAAGCACTCGGAGGTGACTGAGTTCATTCTGTCAGGACTGAGGGATCATCCAGAGCTGCAGGTCCCCCTTTTTTTGGTATTCCTACTGGTTTATGGTATCACCCTGCAGGAGAATGGGGAATGATCTTGTTAATCACAATCGATCCCCGACtccacacccccatgtacttttTCCTCATTAATTTGTCTTTCTGTGACCTCTGCATTTCCTTGATAATTTCCCCTAAGTTGCTGATGTATTTCTTAGCCAAGAGGAGAAGCATTTCTTTCAATGCCTGCACTGGGCAAATGTATCTCTCTATCATTTTTTCAGAAGTTGAGTGCCTCTTGCTGGCTGTGATGGCGTATGACCGTTATGTGGCCATCTGTAACCCACTGCTCTATACGGTCACCATGTCCAGGCACCTTTGTAAAGAGCTGGTGGCTGGGGTGTACGCTGTGGGGGTGGTGGATTCAATGATACACACATTTTGTACAGTTCGGCTGTCATTCTGTGGCTCCAGTGTCATCAGTCATTTCTTCTGTGACATCCTCCCACTGTTGGTGCTCTCCTGCTCTGACACCCGCATCaatgagatttcagagtagcagccgtgttagtctgtattcacaaaaagaaaaggagtacttctggcaccttagagactaacaaatttatttgcgcgtaagctttcgtgagtaacagctcacttcatcggctgtaactcacgaaagcttatgctcaaataaatttggtagtctctaagctgccacaagtactccttttcttttatctatgAGATTGTGATCTTTGCTTTCACATGCTGCATTCAAGTGATCAGCTTGTGACTGTCCTCCTCTCCTACATCTATATCATCTCCACCATCCTGCAGATCAGCTCTGCTGAGGGCAGGCGcaaagccttctccacctgcacTTTCCACTTAACCGCTGTGGCCCTGTCTTTTAGCACCCTCCTCTTCATGTATTTGCGTCCCACCTCCAGCTATTCCATGGACAGAGATTAAGTGGCCTCAGTGTTTTACACGCTGGTGATCCCCATGTTGAaccccctcatctacagcctgaggaacACAGAGCTGAAGGACGCCTTGAGGAGAGCAATGAATAAACTCCTAACCAGTTCTTGAATCTGTTTAACTCTGTATTGATTTAGTTGTTGGGAGTGGAAACAGTTTAATTCAATTCCCAACCCATTACAACGTAATTTTGCAGAGCCCATGGGATTATTGTTCATTattattttgttcttaaaattaatttgtttgtatTCCAACAAGGTCTGAAGGCCCCAACTGAGGTCAGTGGACAAAACTTGAGGAAGACTCACAGGTCCAGAAAGAGAGAATGATTTTATAAGCTGGTTGCTAGGGGCATCCACCTAAAGGGTGAGATGTCCAACTTCATATCTCAGGACACCGGGTGGCagttcccactgtattttccactgaatgcatccgaagaagtgaactgtagctcccgaaagcttatgctcaaattatgtgccacaagtcccccttttcttttgcggatacagactaacacggttgctgctctgaaacagttccaaaggggtttctgtgacccaacccatcacacagaGTTTAGGAATAAAATCGcaaaacaatgtgtgtgtgtctgggggagagGGCGGGATGGGAGGACAGCACAAGATCCGATGGACTTCAATTGCCGGAAGGGTGGGTTAGCCTGGACATTAGGCAAAACATCCCAACAGTGAGGGTGGCTAAGGACTGGAATAACTTgcccaggaaggttgtggaatctccaccattggagattgttaagagcaggttagagaaacacgtttcagggatggtgtagataaTACTCAGTTgtgctgtgagtgcaggggaatggaatagatgatctctcgaggtcccttccaatcctatgagtctatgatatcACAAGGAGCCCTGCACTCGGGAGAGGGGGGACGCCAGCCTGAGCactgggcaggggaagggacaCGCAACTTCCTTCACTTCACATTCAGCTCCACTGCACCCccaccacatgcacacacagtgtcCACTgcacaccaaacacacacacacacacacacacacagagtgcccACTACACACAACACAGAGTGCCCAATGCAcaccaaatgcacacacaaagagaaggcacactacacacacaccacacactgaaaaccaaacatatacacacagagacagagtgtCCACTACACACCACAGCCTGACACTGAGCTCAGTCAGAATGCAGAATAATCTCTATTGGGAAGCTGCAATATTTCCAACGAGCCTGAATAAAAAGAGCCAAAGGGGAATCTGCTGCCCTGGCAGTGAGATAGGATTAGATTTCCCTACTTGTCTTTTCCATTGGCAGCTTCTCTGAGGCCTGGTTTATGCTGAAAAAAAAAGATCAACAGAGCTCGGTCATACAGGGCAGGGAAACGTTTCACACCCTTTGGGTGGCAGTTAGCTTGTACTGACCCTCAGtgtaattcttccattgaccgagctactgcctctcggggacgTGGATTAACTACATCGAAGGAAAAACCCTTCCATCAATGTGGAAAGAATCTACACTATGGCACTGCTGCACACCATAGCTGTGTCAATGTATTGGCCTTAGTATAGATATTCCCTGTATCGATCAGTGagttttcccccttcccattaaagcaatttttctctccttttccatcattcttctccctcccttgataaagctctttccttcttttgatgggtaaaaatgttcagaaaagttgaaatttctccTCTCAGGataattccttccttccttcccctcccatgaATGTTATTTCAATTAAAAGCTGAAATGCTCTGAAACTGACTTGCTTGCCCATGGCTTAGTGGTACCTCTTAGTTTTTCCTCCCTTCACTTACAATGAGTTGAGGATGGAAGCAGTACCAGCTCAAAACCCAAAAAATCAGACTAAGAGtctaatctttccctgtttgctaccACACCAACGTTACCCTTAATACCTCTGGAGCTGCTAACTTGGGCGGCAGACGTTAAATTTGGCTTTGATGACTTTGAGATTTGGTCCGAAGAACATCTTTGATCCCAGGACAATAGGTGTGCACAACACATGCAATTAATGTTGTTGCCATGTATTTCCTTTTGGAAATGGAACACAGACGGACAGAGAATCAGCTGGCCTGGATCGCTGTCTCTCCTTTGAGGTCATTTAAACATGATACAAAACTGAGGTGACTGTATTCCACTTTATTTGTTAGTCACCTCTTCAAATGCTTCAAGTAATTTCCCAGCGTTGGGATGCAAAGAAATGAGTGAATTTCATCTCGACTAATAATTTATTATCAAAAACAATACTGTTTGGATTgacctgaaatttttcacaaacgTGTTACAAATACGCCTAATAGCTTTGTCCCAAaacaatgtttgtgtgtgtgtgtgtgggggggaggatttcatagattcatagatattaaggtcagaagggaccattatgaccatctagtctgactgcctgcacaatgcaggccacagaatctcacccactcactcctctaagaaacctctaacctatgtctgagctattgaagtcctcaaatcatgttttaaagacttcaaggaacagagaattctccagcaagtgatccatgccccatgccacagaggaaggagaaaaacctcaagagcctctgacaatctgccctggaggaaaattccttcccgaccccaaatatggtgatcagctgaaccctgagcatatgggcaagattcaccagccggatatccaggaaagatttctctgtagtaactcagctcccaccccatctaacatcccatcataggccattgggcctatttaccatgaatactTATAGATTAATttattgccaaaatcatgttataccatcataccatctcct
This DNA window, taken from Dermochelys coriacea isolate rDerCor1 chromosome 6, rDerCor1.pri.v4, whole genome shotgun sequence, encodes the following:
- the LOC119857134 gene encoding LOW QUALITY PROTEIN: olfactory receptor 1009-like (The sequence of the model RefSeq protein was modified relative to this genomic sequence to represent the inferred CDS: inserted 1 base in 1 codon; substituted 1 base at 1 genomic stop codon), producing MGKHSEVTEFILSGLRDHPELQVPLFLVFLLVYGITLXGEWGMILLITIDPRLHTPMYFFLINLSFCDLCISLIISPKLLMYFLAKRRSISFNACTGQMYLSIIFSEVECLLLAVMAYDRYVAICNPLLYTVTMSRHLCKELVAGVYAVGVVDSMIHTFCTVRLSFCGSSVISHFFCDILPLLVLSCSDTRINEISDDQLVTVLLSYIYIISTILQISSAEGRRKAFSTCTFHLTAVALSFSTLLFMYLRPTSSYSMDRDXVASVFYTLVIPMLNPLIYSLRNTELKDALRRAMNKLLTSS